In Nisaea acidiphila, the DNA window GAGAAAAAGGACAAGCCGGATCCACTGAAGGACGTGCTCGCGAAGCTGAATGCGCCGGCGCGGAGCCGCTCCGACAAGGCTTTCGACCCGGAGAGCCAGGTTTCGATCAGCGAGATCGACGCTGTGCGCCGTCAGATCGCTCAGTGCTGGAACGTACCGGCTGGCGCGAAGGATGCTGAGGACCTCTATATCGAGATCGCGCTGCAGATGCGTGCCGACGGCACCGTGCGCGATGCCCGCATCGTCGATCAGGGACGGCTGTCGCGCGACACCTTCTTCCGCACCGCCGCCGAGAGTGCGCGGCGCGCCGTTCTGAGCTGCGGCAAGCTTCCGCTGCCGCCGGAGAAATACGAGTCATGGAAGAACATCACCATGACCTTCAACCCGAGGGATCTGCTGTGAAGATCCGCGATCACGACCGACTTGAGAGGCCGATCATGAGGTTCGCTGGACCGTCCCGCGTCATCGAGTTCACCCGTACTGCCCTGTTCTGGCATCTGTTGCTCCCCGCTCTGTTGGCCGCGCTCTTCTTCGCCGGCACGGCGCGCGCGGAGCTCAGGATCGACATCACGCAGGGTAAGGTGGATCCGCTGCCCGTCGCGATCGCCGATTTCGGCGGCAATAACGGAGAGAGCGCGCAGATCGGCCGTGATATCGCCGCAGTGATCGCCGCCAATCTCGAACGCTCCGGGCTGTTTGCGCCGATCAGCAAATCCGCCTTCATCCAGCAGAACGTCTCGCTGAGCGCCCTGCCGCGCTTCGGCGACTGGCGGATCATCAACGCGCAGGCGCTGGTGCATGGCGCGGTCAGTTTCGAGTCCAGCGGGGCGATCAAGGTTGAATTCCGCCTCTGGGACGTCTTCGCAGAGCAGCAGATGGTCGCAAACGCCTATACGACGGTGCCCGCGAACTGGCGCCGCGTCGCCCATATCATTTCCGACGCGATCTATCAGCGGATGACCGGGGAGAGCGGATATTTCGACACCCGCATCGTCTATATCGCGGAAAGCGGCCCGCCGGACCGGCGAAACAAGCGGCTGGCAATCATGGATCAGGACGGCGCCAACCACCGGTTCCTGACCGACGGCAGCGATTTGGTGCTGACCCCGCGCTTCTCGCCGACCCTGCAGGAGATCACTTATCTCGCCTATTACAACGATCAGCCGCGGGTCTATATCTTCAATATCGAGACCGGCCAGCAGGAAGTGCTGGGCGATTTCCCGGGCATGACCTTCGCGCCGCGTTTCTCGCCGGACGGGAATCGGGTGATTATGAGCCTTGCCCGTGACGGCATCACCGATATCTACACGATGGATCTCGCGACCCGGCGGGTCCGGCGGCTGACCAACAGCCCGTCGATCGATACCTCGCCGACCTACTCTCCCGACGGCGCGCAGATCACCTTCAACTCGGACCGGGGCGGCAGCCAGCAGATCTATGTCATGGATGCGAACGGCGAGAACGTCCGGCGGATCAGCTTCGGCAAGGGGCGCTACGCGACGCCGGTCTGGTCTCCCCGCGGAGATTTGATCGCCTTCACGAAGATCACTGGCGGACAATTTTATATCGGGGTCATGCGGCCAGACGGAACCGGCGAGCGTCTGCTCTCCCAAGGCTATCTTGTGGAGGCGCCAACCTGGGCTCCAAACGGCCGAGTATTGATATATTTCAAGCAGTTCCCGTCCGATTCATCCGGGAGAGGTGGCAAGACCAAGCTCTATTCCATTGACCTTACTGGGTATAACGAGCGTGAAATCGTCACACCCGTGGATGCCTCCGATCCGGCGTGGTCTCCCTTGATTCCCTAATCGCGTGCAAATATATTTCGCGCGATCGAGCAAATCCGGAAACGAGCGGGTATCCCAATCCACTGAAATCTGTTAGAGAACACAAAGGATTGGCGCGTCCGGCTATCGAGTCTAAGGGGCACGACCGTTAACTTGGATTGAAGGCTCACTTCCGTGGGGGTGTATCAGAATGGCTAAGAAGTTTCTTTCAATCGTAGCTGCGGCTCTGCTCGTTGCTGCGTGTTCGACCGACCAGGAGACTGCTTCCCAGTCGGGCGGCGCAGGATCGACAGTTCCGGCTGCGAACCAGCCCACCTCTTCGGCGTCCGGCGGCGCGGTTACGGCCGCTCCGGGTTCGCGTGAAGAGTTCGTCGCGGAAGTTGGCGACCGGGTCTTCTTCGGTTTCGACAAGTACGACCTCACCGCTGAGGCGCGTACAACGCTTGAGCGTCAGGCTTTCTGGCTGCGCAAGTATCCGAGCACGACGGTCACCGTCGAGGGTCACTGCGACGAGCGCGGAACCCGTGAATACAACCTCGCCCTTGGCGAGCGGCGCGCGTCAGCCGTGAAGGATTATCTGGTGGCGCTCGGCATCGACGCTGGCCGGATCGCGACCATCAGCTACGGCAAGGAGCGCCCGGTCGCGTTCGGCAGCAACGAGGAGGCTTGGGCCCAGAACCGCCGTGGTGTGAGCACCATCAACTAAGGTTCTGACCAGAATCTAATAAGACCGCGCCGGTCTGGGCATCCAGGCCGGCGCGTTGTCGTTGTGGAGTCGGGTTTCTCGGGATGAGGAATTTCTGTGGGTATTGCCGGGGCGGTGCCATATTCCTGCTCGAATGGTCGGTGACGATAGGCTTTCGCGGTGAAGAAAGGCCGGGAGTTCGGAAGATGATCAGGCGTTTTGGAATGCGCGGCGTGTGCCTGGCCGGAGCGGTTTTCGTGCTGGCCGCATCCGTGGCAGCGCCCGTGGCGGCGCAGGACGTACAGAACCTGCTGAACCGCCTCGACCGGATGGAGCGCGACATGCAGGACCTGCAGCGCCAGCTCTATCGCGGCGGCGGGAGCGGTATCACAGCGACGCCGGTTACTCCTGCGCCGATCACCGGCGGCAATTCCGGTTCGTCCGTCTCCGCCGGCCTGCAGCAGGGCGGTACCCTGGACTCCAGCTATGCGGCCAGAGTTGAGGTCCGCCTTCAGCAGCTTGAGACCCTTATCCGGACCCTTACCGGCAAGATCGAGGAGGTCGAGTTCCAGGTCGAGCAGAACTCCGGTCGTCTGGATCGTCTGGTGCGCGACATCGATTTCCGGCTGCAGACCTTGGAACAGGGCGGCTTGCCCGCCGGTGCCGAGGCAGCAGGAGGCACGGCGGCACAAGGCGCGCCGGCGCCAGCAGAAACCCCGGTTCCAGGTCAGGGACAGGGTGTTTTCGGCTATCTGAAGGAATCGGAAATCAAGTCTCTAGAGGATGAGCCGACTCCGGCGGCCGGCGTTGCACCGGAGCCCGCCGAGGCACCGGAGACGGTCGCAAGTGCGCCCGCGAACGGCGGAATTCTGCCGGATGGCACGCCCGAAGAGCAGTACAAGCATGCTTTCGCGTATTTGCAGAAACAGGATTTCAACGCTGCCGAACAGGCGCTCAGCCTGTTCCTGGAACGGCATCCGAAGAATCCGCTCGCCGGCAACGCAATCTACTGGCTGGGCGAGACATATTATGTCCGGAAAGATTTTGCGCGGGCGGCCAAGACCTTCGCGACCGGATATACCGAGTATCCGGGGAGTTCCAAGACCGCGGACAACCTTTTGAAACTGGGATTTTCGCTTGCCCGGATGGATCGCAAGGACGATGCCTGCGTGACTTTCGACAAGCTGCTGACCGACTTCCCAAATGCGTCGAGCAACATCAAGCGCCGGGTGGATGCGGAACGCCAGCGCATCGGCTGCTAATCCGGCCCCCGGGGAACGGGAGGCCGTACTGAGCGCATTCGGGCCGATCTCCGATACCGAATTCAGCGATCTCCTCGCTGAGGCCGACCCCGACCTCGCCGGTATGCCGCCGTCACTTTTCCTTGCCGGCGTCTCCGGCGGTGCGGACAGCACGGCGCTCAGTTTTCTGCTGTCCCGGTGGTGCCGGGCAAGAGGGCACGCGTTCCGCGCGATCATTGTCGATCATGGACTGAGGTCGGAGGCGGCCGAGGAGGCTGGACGCGTTGCGGCGCGTCTCGGTGTCGTCGGCATCTGTGCCGAAATTCTCCGCTGGACGGGGCCTAAACCGGGGAGCGGTATTCAGGCAGCGGCGAGAGCGGCGCGGTTCGGCCTCATGATCGAACGGGCGGTCGAACTCGGCGCGTCGGCCTTGTTCCTCGCCCATCACCTTCAGGATCAGGCAGAGACCATGGTCATGCGTCTCGGTCGGGAGAGCGGTGCCGATGGTCTCGCGGGAATCCGGCCGCGTCAAATGCGCGCGGGAGTTCGGGTCATGCGTCCGTTGCTGCCCGTGTCGCCGGAAAGGCTGCGGCTCACATGCCTCGCCGGCGGTTTGTCGTGGGTGGAGGATCCGAGCAACCGGGACCGGCGCTTCGAGCGGATCCGCATTCGCGAAGAGCAGGACGGATTGGAAGCGGTGGGCCTCGGCGCCGGGAGGCTTTCTCGCATGGCGCAAATCTTTTCCCGGCTTCGGGACTGGAGCGACGACAGGCTCGCCGGCTTCCTGACGGACCACGCGGTGCTGGATCGGCGCGGATTTGCAAGGCTCAATGCGGAGGCGGTCGCCGGATTGCCGCGTCCGCTTCGCCTGAAACTGGCGAGCGGCCTGCTGCAATCCATCGGCGGCGGCGCCTACCCGCCGCGCCGGGAGAGTCTGGAACGGCTCGATGTTTGGGTGACGGAGGGGCGCCGCCGCCGGGTGACGTTGGGCGGCTGTCTCATTTGGCGGTCCGGTGCCGGCGAGATCTGGATCGCGCGTGAGGTGCCGCGGAAGCCGCGTCCGGAAGTGCTGAGGGCGCGCGGCGGATTGCGCTGGGACGGCCGTTTCGACGTAACCTGGCAAGGCGATCGACCTGCCTGGGTACATATGCTGACCCGGGACGGGGAACGCCGTCTGCGCCGTTTGATCACTCCGGCTGGGCTGGAAATAGGGCTGCCGCAGAGCGTCCGCTGTTCCCTCCCGGTGGTGACCGACCTTGACGGACGCCTCTTTGCCCCCCACTTTTGCGAAACATGGACAGGGGCGCCGCGCTCGAACGACGGCAGCCTCCAAGTAGAATTTCGTCCCGCCGTGCCCTGGGTCGCTCAGGCGTACCGGTCCGGCAGGGATGACAGGGTCGGGGTGAGAGACTAAGAATGGGCCTCCGGCTAAATATGAACCCTACCGAGGCACGATCAGCGTGAACAATTTCGGCAAGAATCTCGCACTCTGGATGATCGTCGGCGTCCTGCTCGTGGCGCTGTTCAATCTGTTTAACAGCTCGAACAAGACCGGCAATTACCCGAACTTCGCGTTCTCCGATTTCCTCGGTGCCGTCGAACAGGGCCGCGTCACCGACGTGATGATCCAGGGCAATACGATCAAGGGCCACTTCAACGACGGCCGGAACTTTGCCACTTATGCGCCGAGCGATCCGGGCCTTGTGGACCGGCTGCGCGAAGGCGGTGTCCGGATTTCCGCCGCGCCGCCGGAAGAGGGTATGTCCGGCCTGCTCGGCATCCTCATCTCCTGGTTCCCGATGCTGCTTTTCATCGGCGTCTGGATCTTTTTCATGCGCCAGATGCAGGGCGGCGGCGGCAAGGCCATGGGCTTCGGCAAGAGCCGGGCCCGTCTGCTGACCGAGAAGGTCGGCCGCGTGACCTTCGACGATGTCGCCGGCATCGACGAGGCGAAGACCGAGCTCGAGGAGATCGTCGAGTTCCTGAAGGATCCGCAGCGCTTCCAGCGCCTCGGCGGCAAGATCCCGAAGGGCTGTCTTCTCGTCGGCCCTCCGGGCACCGGTAAGACGCTGCTCGCCCGCGCCATCGCCGGCGAGGCAAACGTGCCTTTCTTCACGATTTCCGGTTCCGACTTCGTCGAGATGTTCGTCGGCGTCGGCGCGAGCCGTGTGCGCGACATGTTCGAGCAGGGTAAGAAGAACGCGCCCTGCATCATCTTCATCGACGAAATCGACGCGGTCGGCCGTCATCGCGGTGCCGGTCTCGGCGGCGGTAACGACGAGCGCGAGCAGACCCTGAACCAGCTGCTGGTCGAAATGGACGGCTTCGAGGCGAACGAGGGCGTGATCCTGATCGCCGCGACCAACCGACCGGACGTGCTCGACCCGGCGCTGCTGCGTCCCGGCCGCTTCGACCGTCAGGTCGTGGTGCCGAACCCGGATATTCTCGGCCGTGAGCGCATCCTGAAGGTGCATATGCGGAAGGTTCCGCTGGGGCCGGACGTCGATGCCAAGGTCATCGCGCGCGGCACCCCGGGCTTCTCCGGTGCCGATCTCGCCAACCTCGTGAACGAGGCTGCCCTGCTCGCCGCCCGCAAAGGCAAGCGTGTGGTCGGCATGGCCGAGTTCGAGGAAGCCAAGGACAAGGTCATGATGGGCTCGGAGCGCCGCTCCATGGTCATGACCGACGAGGAAAAGGCGCTGACCGCCTATCACGAGGCCGGTCACGCCGTGGTCGCGCTGCACTGCCCGGACAGCGACCCGATCCACAAGGCCACCATTATCCCGCGCGGCCGTGCGCTTGGCATGGTCATGCGCCTGCCGGAAGGTGACCGGATCTCTCTCTCCCGCGCCAAGCTCTATGCCGACCTGCGCGTCGCCTGCGGCGGCCGTCTGGCGGAAGAGATTATTTTCGGCGAGGACCGGGTTACCACCGGTGCTTCTTCGGACATCCGCATGGTCTCCGACATGGCGCGACGCATGGTCACCGAATGGGGGCTCAGCGACAAACTCGGGTTCCTTGCCTATTCGCAGGATCAGCAGGAGGTCTTCCTGGGGCATTCCGTGACCCAGCAGAAGAATGTTTCCGACGCGACCGCCAAGGTGATCGACGAGGAAATCCGCCGGATCGTCGACGAGGCATATTCCGACGCGCGCCGGATCCTGACCGAGAACCACGACGAGCTGGAAACTCTCGCCAAGGGCTTGCTTGAGTACGAGACCCTTTCCGGCGACGAGATCCGTGCGCTTCTGGCGGGCGAGAGCCTGCACAAGGAGAACAAGGAAGACGGGCCGAAGCCTGGCGCCGGACGCCGCTCGTCCGTGCCGACCGGCGGCGCCGAGGGTACCGGCAAGACCGGTGGTGGCATGGAGCCCGATCCCCAGCCCGGCGAATAAGTCCATGGTCCAGATCATTCGAGAGGCCGCGCTTCGGCGCGGCCTTTTGCCGTCCGGCGCCCGCATTCGTCTTCGCCCTGAAGGGATCCTCTGGGGCGAGAGCGCGGCGCGCCTTATCGGGGCCGGAGCAGCACGACCACTGGCCGGGGGGCCCGGCGCATTCACATCGGTTGAACTGATTGCCCGTTCCGATGAGGCCATTCATCTGATAGGGCCTGTGCCTGTGGCGGATGCGGAAGACTGGGCAGAGGAAGAAGGTTTCGGGGACGTTGTTGTTCAGGAACTTGCGGCCCTGATCGCCTTTCGTCCGGCACTTTGCGGTCTGCCGCAGGACCGTCCGCTGGTCATGGGGATCGTGAACGTCACGCCGGACAGCTTTTCCGACGGCGGCGATTTCGCGGACCGGGACGTGGCCGTGGATCATGCCTTCGAGCTGCTGATGCAGGGGGCCGACATCCTGGATATCGGTGGAGAGTCCACCCGACCCGGCGCCGACCCGGTGCCGGTCGCCGAGGAGCTTCGCCGCGTCGTGCCGGTGATCGAGGGCATCCGCAGCCGGGCCGGGGCCAAGCGTCCGGTGATCAGCGTCGATACCCGCCGCCCGGCGGTCATGCGCGCCGCACTCGATGCCGGCGCGGATATCGTCAACGATGTCACCGGTCTGAAGGATCCCGAGAGCCGCCGCATCGTCGCCGAGGCCGGCGTGCCGGCGATGCTGATGCATATGCGCGGCGAACCGCAATCGATGCAGACCGAGGCGGTCTACGACTTCTCGCCGCTGGAGATGGTGGAAGAACTTGAGCGGCGGGTCCTCGATGCAGAGCGGGACGGCATCGCGCGGGGGCGGATCATCGCCGATCCGGGCGTCGGATTCGCCAAGAACGTGACCCACAATCTCGAGGTGCTGGCCCGGCTCGGCCTGCTGCATTCCCTCGGCTGTCCGATTCTGCTCGGGGTCTCTCGCAAGCGCTTCATCGGCGCGCTCAGCCGCGATGAGCCCGCGAAACAGCGGGTTCCGGGCTCTCTCGCCGCGGCGCTCGCCGGTGTCGAGAAGGGCGTCCAGATGGTTCGCGTGCATGACGTCGCCGAGACCGTGCAGGCACTAAAAATATGGGCGGGTATCGCCGGAGAGCGGTAGACTGCGCCCGGTTACGCAATCGTTACGTAAGTTCGGCATTTCATGACCAGAGACCTTTTCGGAACCGACGGCATCAGGGGCACGGCCAACAGCGAGCCGATGACCGCCGAGACAGCGCTCCGCGTCGCGATGGCCGCGGGCCGCCACTTCGTGCACAGCAACGGCGCGCCGAAGACCGGGCACCGGCCGCTGGCGGTGATCGGCAAGGACACGCGGCTCTCCGGCTACATGCTGGAGCCGGCGATGGTGGCCGGGTTCACCTCGATCGGGATGGATGTGGTGCTGCTCGGCCCGCTGCCGACCCCGGCGGTGGCGAGCCTGACCCGCTCGCTTCGCGCCGATCTCGGCGTCATGCTCTCGGCTTCGCACAATCCCTACCAGGATAACGGCATCAAGCTCTTCGGACCTGACGGCTTCAAGCTATCCGACGAGGTCGAGCAGGAGATCGAGGACCGGATCGACCGTCTCGATGCCGGCGACCGGGCGCCGGCCGACCGGCTGGGGCGCGCCCGCCGGCTGGACGACGCGCAGGGCCGCTATATCGAGATCGCCAAGAACACATTTCCAAAAGGATTGCGCCTCGACGGGTTGAAGCTCGTGGTCGACTGCGCCAACGGGGCGGCCTACCGGGTCGCGCCGCGGGTGCTTTTCGAGCTTGGGGCCGAGGTGGTCGAGATCGGCGTGCAGCCGAACGGGACCAACATCAATGCGGGCTGCGGTGCGACCGCTCCGCAGGCCATGTGCAATGCCGTGGTCGAAAGCGGCGCTCATCTCGGGATTGCGCTGGATGGCGACGCCGACCGGCTGATCATGGCGGACGAGCGCGGAAGGATCATCGACGGCGACCAGATCATGGGGCTGATCGCCACATCCTGGGCCGAGGCGGGCCTGCTGAAAGGCGGGGCGCTGGTCACCACGGTGATGAGCAATCTCGGTCTGGAAAAATATCTTGCCGGGATCGGGGTCGGGATGCACCGGACCAAGGTGGGCGACCGCTACGTGCTGGAGCAGATGCGCGCCGAGGGCTTCAATCTCGGCGGCGAGCAATCCGGCCACATGATCATGAGCGACCATGCGACGACCGGCGACGGGCTGATCGCGGCGCTGCAGGTGCTGGCGGTGCTGATCTCCTCCGGCAAGCCGATGAGCGAGGTCGCCTCGATCTTCACGCCTCTGCCGCAATTGCTGAAGAACGTGCGCTACAAGGGCGAACCGCCGCTCGGTGCGGAGGCCGTGAAAGCGGCGATCGCCGACGGCGAGGCGCGGCTTGCCGAGAGCGGACGGGTGCTGATCCGGAAGTCCGGCACCGAGCCGCTGATCAGGGTGATGGCCGAAGGCGAGGACAAGAAGCTCGTCGAGGCCGTGGTGAACGATATCGCACGGGAGATCGAACGTGCCGCAGGATGATGCGACGGCGACGGAGGGCCTGCACGGGATGCGCGGCCGGGTGCTGATCTGCGCCGGCTCGGATTCCGGCGGCGGCGCCGGCATTCAGGCGGACATCAAGGCGGTGACGTGCCTCGGCGGCTTCGCCATGACCGCGATCACCGCACTGACCGCGCAGAATACCGAGGGCGTGCACGACGTGCATGAGATCCACGAGGAGTTCATCGCCAAGCAGATGGAAGTCGTGCTGAAGGATCTCGGCGCGGACTGCATCAAGACTGGCATGCTGCACTCGATTCCGGTGATCGAGACCGTGCGCAAGGCGCTGGAGGATTTCGCTCCGCATGTGCCTCTGGTGGTCGACCCGGTCATGGTCGCCAAGGGCGGCCATCCGCTGCTCGAATCCCAGGCGCTGGAGGCGATGAAGCGCAAGATGGTGGCACGCGCGACCATCTTGACACCGAACATCCCGGAAGCCGCCCTCCTGACCGCGAGCGAAATCAAGTCCCGCGACGACATGCTGCGCGCCGGCGAGACCCTGCTGAGGCTCGGCCCGAAGCATGTGCTGATGAAGGGCGGGCACATGGAAGGCGACGAGCTGATCGATATCCTGATCTCGGCCGACAGCGAGCCGGTGGAGTTCCGCGGCGAACGGATCGACACCGCCCACACCCACGGCACCGGCTGTACCACGGCCTCCGCCGTCGCCGCCGGTCTGGCACAGGGACTCGGCGTCGAGGAGGCCGTCGCGCGGGCGCGCGACTATGTCCGCAAGGCGATTCTGACCGCGCCGGGCTTCGGCCACGGGCACGGCCCGCTCAATCATGCGCACACCCTGAAGGCGGACGTCTGACCGCTTGAGTTCCGACCGGGCCGCGCTTAGATTCACCGCACAGGCACGGCCCGCGCCTCCCCCCTCCGACGGGAAAGCATCCGACATGTTGGGCGCGTTCTTCATCGGACCCACTGTTCGGGCATGCGCATAAGGAGGGATTGCGATTTCGTCCGCATCAGGAGGTTCCGCAATGAAACTCTCAGCACCCTTGTTCCGTCTGAAACGTCAGGCTCGCCTGCTCTCCCGCGAAGAAGGCATCCCGCTCAACAAGGCGCTCGACCGCATTGCCGCTGGCGAAGGCTTCCGGAGCTGGAGCCAGCTCGCGGCCAAGGTCGCGCGCGACCATCGGCCGGGCGCCGGCCTGTTCGCGCAACTCGAGCCGGGGGATCTGGTCCTGCTCGGCGCGCGGCCGGGGCAGGGCAAGACCCTGCTCGGCCTCGAACTGCTGCTCGAAGCCGCCAAAGCCGGGAGGAAGGGCACGTTCTTCACCCTCGACTATCACGCGGAGGATGTGGCGCAGAGGCTCCGTTCCATGGGGGGCGAACCGGAGGCGGCAGGGCGGGATTTCGCGCTCGATACGTCTGACGGGATCTGCGCCGATCATATCGTCGGCCGGATGCGCGGCGCGCCGCGCGGGACGCTGTCCGTGATCGACTATCTGCAGCTTCTGGACCAACGCCGCGACAGGCCCGCGCTTGCGGAGCAGCTCCGCGCTCTGAAGGCCTTCACGGTCGCGTCGGGCCAGATCGCCGTGCTGATCTCGCAGATCGACCGGACGTTCGATGCGCGCGGCAGCGGTCTGCCCGGGCTTGCCGATGTCCGGCTGCCGAATCCGGTGGACCTCACGCTTTTCACCAAATGCTGCTTCCTGCATGAGGGCGAGATCAGCCTTGAGGAGGTTCGGGCCGCCTAGTCGAGCACGAAGTCCCGGTTCACGAGGCTGTAGCTGTGATGGCCGAGGATGCCTTCCTCGGTCATCCGCTCGATCTCGCTACGGAGAGTCTTGATTCGCTCCGGATATTTGTCCGCGCCGATCTCCAGGAGAGCGTTCAGCGGATCGTCCGCGCGGACCGCCGGCTGGATGACCGTGTTCTTGGCGCGGCCCTGATGACGGATATCGGCGATTACGATGCAGACACTGTCCTCCGCCCCGTCGAGATCGTACTCCCCGGCATAGCTGAAAAATTTCTGCCGCTGCTGCTCGACCGCGAAGGCGACCTGGTTCGCCCGGTTGTCCTCGCTGTTCTCCGCCCAGTGCACGAACTTCGCTGCGACCTTGGCCTCCTGCTCACCGACGGCGTCCGGGTCCGGATTGAGATAGTCCATAAGGCCCTGGCTGCTGTTTGAATCTTCCAGAATGGTGATACCGTCCGCCGTCTTCTGCGCAACGTGTCCACCAGACAGCGTCAGGTCCGGGAAATAGAACCGTGCTTCGGGCAGGAGCAGGAAACGACGTAGCTGGAGGATGAAGTTCTCGCCGGCCACATGTGCCGCCTCCTGGTAGAAGCCGAAGGTGAAGGCCGCGCGATCATAGGTGTTGAGGCAGTGGAAGCTGCCTTTGCTTTCGCACATCGCCGTCGGCGTTATCACGTCGGCCCAGAAGCCGAACTGCTCGTGATAGTTCTCCGGCGCATAGAGGTCCGTTCCCGGCGTGGTGTTCATCAGGCCGCGCCGTTGCCCATAGCTGACGTCGCTGCCGACATAGAACTCGGCTCCGTCGTTCAGCCGAGCGTAGTGGCGCTGCCCGTCGATGCGCAGCGCAACCTCGGCCGGAGCGTCAATCCGTTGCTGCTCGCCGGCGACGCGCGTGGTCTTCGAGACCCGTTCGGTCGGGCTGTTCGCGAAAGGCATGACCAGCAGGTCGCGGCCGGCATATTCGGCCTTTACCGGTACCTCGAGCAGCGGACCCTTTTCGATGGCCCGCATCACCCGGACGCCGTCGACCCGAACCTCCCAGTTGATTTTCGCGAGATCGGCCGGCGTGGGGTTCGGCTGGTTGAAGGCAGTGGCCTCGTAACGTGCAACAGAGCCGGTATCAGCGGTGGCGGGGCCGTCGACGGCTGTGACGAGCAGCATGGCGGTCTCCACTGGATGAATTTTCGGGGGAATAGATGGCTGTATAATGCTACTTTATGACGAAAAAATCCAGTCCCCGATTGTCCTGATTTGGTCGTCAAACCGATACTTGGTGTCGCACGCGGGCATGGAAAGATGACGCTTGGCACGTAAATGATGTGACGAGAACCGGATCTCGGGCGTTATTCGCAGGGAGGCGATATGGCCGAAGAAGACGATATCGTTCTGTCGGAACTGGACGATGAAGAGCTCGTGCAGCAGATGCATGACGATCTCTATGACGGCCTGAAGGATGAGGTCGAGGAGGGGGTCAACATCCTGCTCGAGCGCGGCTGGACGCCCTACAAGGTCCTGACCGAGGCGCTGGTCGAAGGTATGCGGATCGTGGGCATCGACTTCCGCGACGGTATTCTCTTCGTGCCCGAAGTTCTGATGGCCGCCAACTCGATGAAGGCCGGCATGACGATCCTCCGCCCGCTGCTTGCCGAGACCGGCGCGCCGCGCATGGGCAAGATGGTGATCGGCACGGTGAAGGGCGATATCCACGATATCGGCAAGAACCTCGTCTCCATGATGATGGAAGGCGCCGGCTTCGAGGTGATCGATATCGGGATCAACAACCCGGTGGAGAACTATCTGGCCGCGATCGAGGAGCACAAGCCGGACATCCTCGGCATGTCGGCGTTGCTCACCACCACGATGCCCTACATGAAGGTCGTGATCGACACCATGAAGGAAAAGGGTATTCGCGACGATTACATCGTGCTCGTCGGCGGAGCGCCGCTGAACGAGGCCTTCGCGGAGAGCGTTGGTGCCGATGCCTATTGCCGCGACGCTGCCGTCGCCGTGGAGACCGCGAAGAACCTGATCGCCGAGCGCGAGAGGTCCAACTCGGCCGCCATGGGCGTCAGCTGAGCGGGGCGGCGATGGCCGCCCCTGCATCGGAACGCACGCCGCGGGCCCTCGTCGTGGCCTGCGGTGCTCTCGGACGCGAGCTGGTCGCCCTGAAAGAATCGACCGGCTGGGACACGCTCGACATCACCTGCCTGCCCGCCATCTGGCACAATCACCCGGAAAAGATCGCGCCCGGCCTCCGGCGGAAACTGAGGGCGGCGTCCGGCTATGACCGGGTGTTCGTCGCCTATGGCGATTGCGGGACCGGCGGCGAGGTGGATGCGGTGATCGAGGAGTTCGGCGTCGAACGGATCGCCGGCCCGCACTGCTACCAGTTTTTCATGGGGACCGAGGCTTTCACAGAGATGACGGAT includes these proteins:
- the ybgF gene encoding tol-pal system protein YbgF; the protein is MIRRFGMRGVCLAGAVFVLAASVAAPVAAQDVQNLLNRLDRMERDMQDLQRQLYRGGGSGITATPVTPAPITGGNSGSSVSAGLQQGGTLDSSYAARVEVRLQQLETLIRTLTGKIEEVEFQVEQNSGRLDRLVRDIDFRLQTLEQGGLPAGAEAAGGTAAQGAPAPAETPVPGQGQGVFGYLKESEIKSLEDEPTPAAGVAPEPAEAPETVASAPANGGILPDGTPEEQYKHAFAYLQKQDFNAAEQALSLFLERHPKNPLAGNAIYWLGETYYVRKDFARAAKTFATGYTEYPGSSKTADNLLKLGFSLARMDRKDDACVTFDKLLTDFPNASSNIKRRVDAERQRIGC
- the tolB gene encoding Tol-Pal system beta propeller repeat protein TolB; this translates as MRFAGPSRVIEFTRTALFWHLLLPALLAALFFAGTARAELRIDITQGKVDPLPVAIADFGGNNGESAQIGRDIAAVIAANLERSGLFAPISKSAFIQQNVSLSALPRFGDWRIINAQALVHGAVSFESSGAIKVEFRLWDVFAEQQMVANAYTTVPANWRRVAHIISDAIYQRMTGESGYFDTRIVYIAESGPPDRRNKRLAIMDQDGANHRFLTDGSDLVLTPRFSPTLQEITYLAYYNDQPRVYIFNIETGQQEVLGDFPGMTFAPRFSPDGNRVIMSLARDGITDIYTMDLATRRVRRLTNSPSIDTSPTYSPDGAQITFNSDRGGSQQIYVMDANGENVRRISFGKGRYATPVWSPRGDLIAFTKITGGQFYIGVMRPDGTGERLLSQGYLVEAPTWAPNGRVLIYFKQFPSDSSGRGGKTKLYSIDLTGYNEREIVTPVDASDPAWSPLIP
- the pal gene encoding peptidoglycan-associated lipoprotein Pal — protein: MAKKFLSIVAAALLVAACSTDQETASQSGGAGSTVPAANQPTSSASGGAVTAAPGSREEFVAEVGDRVFFGFDKYDLTAEARTTLERQAFWLRKYPSTTVTVEGHCDERGTREYNLALGERRASAVKDYLVALGIDAGRIATISYGKERPVAFGSNEEAWAQNRRGVSTIN
- the tilS gene encoding tRNA lysidine(34) synthetase TilS; protein product: MRNASASAANPAPGEREAVLSAFGPISDTEFSDLLAEADPDLAGMPPSLFLAGVSGGADSTALSFLLSRWCRARGHAFRAIIVDHGLRSEAAEEAGRVAARLGVVGICAEILRWTGPKPGSGIQAAARAARFGLMIERAVELGASALFLAHHLQDQAETMVMRLGRESGADGLAGIRPRQMRAGVRVMRPLLPVSPERLRLTCLAGGLSWVEDPSNRDRRFERIRIREEQDGLEAVGLGAGRLSRMAQIFSRLRDWSDDRLAGFLTDHAVLDRRGFARLNAEAVAGLPRPLRLKLASGLLQSIGGGAYPPRRESLERLDVWVTEGRRRRVTLGGCLIWRSGAGEIWIAREVPRKPRPEVLRARGGLRWDGRFDVTWQGDRPAWVHMLTRDGERRLRRLITPAGLEIGLPQSVRCSLPVVTDLDGRLFAPHFCETWTGAPRSNDGSLQVEFRPAVPWVAQAYRSGRDDRVGVRD